A genomic segment from Chanos chanos chromosome 2, fChaCha1.1, whole genome shotgun sequence encodes:
- the LOC115830163 gene encoding protein phosphatase 1 regulatory subunit 3E yields the protein METEGVRTVVVMLPPKNCIPRNYSCIAGLFGSLATTNQKAEEGEETMNGDCEPPENHVVDERPRGREAFLKPPQSPTLRRRCKSLPTPVERAKLEIARSRSPSSQKKVRFADSLGLELISIKHFDDTDMPEVPQRIIDKFKKGRALHFNNFDKLTAAPSQSIFMEMLFTNPGALPNFLEKVKEVKVLLECVETDEFSLSGIVRVLNLAFEKNVFLRYTLNNWITFMDILASYVPHSTDGFTDKFSFKIITPTFLESGGTLQFAIKYCVGGEEFWDNNNGNNYKVRRHRFKISPPREWENGWIHFI from the coding sequence ATGGAAACCGAAGGTGTACGCACTGTCGTGGTCATGCTGCCTCCCAAAAACTGCATCCCGAGAAACTACAGCTGCATAGCTGGGCTCTTCGGGAGCTTGGCGACGACAAATCAAAAGGCAGAAGAGGGCGAAGAAACAATGAATGGGGACTGCGAACCCCCGGAAAACCATGTAGTGGACGAGAGACCAAGAGGCAGAGAAGCCTTTCTGAAGCCACCGCAGAGTCCCACTCTGCGCCGGAGATGCAAATCTTTGCCTACTCCGGTCGAAAGAGCCAAATTAGAAATTGCACGCAGCCGGAGCCCATCGAGTCAAAAGAAAGTACGATTTGCCGATTCCCTGGGTCTGGAGCTAATTTCTATTAAGCACTTTGACGACACAGACATGCCAGAGGTACCCCAACGCATAATAGACAAATTCAAGAAAGGCAGAGCTCTCCACTTTAACAACTTCGACAAACTGACAGCCGCACCGTCCCAGTCTATATTTATGGAAATGCTTTTCACCAACCCCGGGGCATTACCCAATTTTCTTGAGAAGGTGAAAGAAGTAAAGGTTTTATTAGAGTGTGTCGAGACCGATGAATTCAGTCTTTCGGGCATTGTGCGTGTTTTGAACCTCGCTTTCGAGAAAAATGTCTTCTTGAGGTATACTCTTAATAACTGGATCACATTTATGGATATTCTGGCATCATACGTTCCCCATTCAACTGATGGGTTCACAGACAAATTCTCCTTTAAAATCATCACCCCGACGTTCCTTGAGAGTGGAGGCACCTTACAGTTTGCTATTAAATACTGTGTTGGTGGGGAAGAATTCTGGGACAACAATAACGGGAATAATTACAAAGTGAGGCGCCACAGGTTTAAAATCTCACCACCACGCGAATGGGAGAATGGTTGGATTCACTTTATTTAG
- the c2h16orf46 gene encoding uncharacterized protein C16orf46 homolog, with protein sequence MNNLIGCESDHVDGDETSQMLLDTGCDWQFCQSLDRVHVLALLDISEGSTFQEHDIYEFQPQTDWEEAIQGWAQSPPLACLFQTQSKGKKIKPEDSDYHCLLCVDLKISDLSGSDCTQNSPESCDDTAEEAPRNVCAETEFPIAFSVPQRNTKQSMFRNKLLPGSELFLKSKTASGSNHHTDQFPLLKDRGAGKVLLMISSFSVLPPVKASLPRGQRSPTPLRRGDASRETDEVALAGSAGPDMVERAGCLDREEASRAEAVPHVCSADQGSLTSSFLKSQRSQHLLSAFSMALPKQCEVPFSSVTDTLPQAMCPLGRHLRQDTCTKANPSSYRFPFSLKSKNVRQAKPQLPVLFGTRVAIPVSSQRVL encoded by the exons ATGAATAATTTAATAGGGTGCGAATCAGATCATGTAGATGGTGATGAAACAAGTCAGATGCTGCTGGACACCGGATGTGATTGGCAGTTTTGCCAGTCGCTCGACAGGGTACATGTTTTGGCACTTTTGGATATCAGCGAAGGGAGCACCTTTCAGGAACATGATATATATGAGTTTCAACCTCAGACAGACTGGGAAGAGGCT ATCCAGGGTTGGGCCCAGTCTCCCCCTCTTGCCTGCTTGtttcaaacacaaagcaaaggaAAGAAGATTAAACCTGAGGACTCAGATTACCACTGCCTTCTATGTGTTGACTTAAAAATTTCTGACCTCTCTGGATCTGACTGCACTCAAAATTCTCCTGAATCCTGTGATGATACGGCAGAGGAAGCTCCCAGGAATGTATGTGCTGAAACAGAGTTTCCCATAGCTTTCAGTGTGCCTCAGAGAAACACTAAACAGAGCATGTTTAGAAACAAACTGCTACCTGGGAgtgaactgtttttaaaaagtaaaactgcATCAGGCTCAAACCACCATACTGATCAGTTTCCTCTGTTGAAAGACAGGGGTGCTGGAAAAGTGTTGCTTATGATCAGTAGCTTTTCAGTCTTGCCACCTGTCAAAGCATCACTCCCCAGAGGTCAGAGGAGTCCCACGCCTTTAAGAAGAGGTGATGCGAGCAGAGAAACCGATGAGGTTGCATTAGCTGGTTCTGCTGGGCCTGACATGGTTGAAAGGGCTGGTTGTCTGGATCGAGAAGAGGCGTCAAGGGCAGAAGCTGTGCCGCATGTTTGCTCAGCTGACCAAGGTTCTCTTACCTCCAGCTTCTTGAAATCCCAGCGCAGCCAGCATCTGTTGTCAGCTTTCAGCATGGCCCTCCCCAAACAGTGCGAGGTACCCTTCAGCAGTGTCACAGATACTCTCCCCCAGGCCATGTGCCCCCTGGGGCGACACCTCAGACAGGACACCTGTACCAAAGCAAACCCCAGCAGCTACCGGTTCCCCTTCAGTCTCAAGTCCAAGAACGTGAGACAGGCCAAGCCACAGCTCCCTGTGCTTTTTGGCACCAGGGTTGCCATTCCAGTGTCCAGCCAACGTGTGCTGTGA